A genomic segment from Acyrthosiphon pisum isolate AL4f chromosome A3, pea_aphid_22Mar2018_4r6ur, whole genome shotgun sequence encodes:
- the LOC107883676 gene encoding FK506-binding protein 59: protein MDITHNLDGGVLKEILIHGNGTDKPHKGCKAYVHYTGSLSDGTVFDKTNDEPFQFTIGKDMTIKGFDLAVSSMTCDERSKFHCHPDYGYGIDGFEQIIPPNTWLTFEIHLLKWTWEDISRRKDKSITRQILEYGVDHATPSSVSLVNIHLEKEKDGSVIEERDIEFRLGEGKDFDVCPGIEIALTKFKTKEKSRLFIHGKHTFLEYGEDDFNEVYVIKLNFFEKFEESWSLTTEDRIKQAIFFKQKGTDYFKMNNYKLALKFYKKVVDYLKVDVSSNESQMKEIKFLSVTSYLNSALCNLKSHRHTQAKNDCENALNLEPTNVKAMFRKGEVCVNFLDVFI, encoded by the exons ATGGACATCACGCATAATTTAGACGGTGGAGTTTTGAAAGAGATACTAATACATGGCAATGGAACGGATAAGCCACATAAAGGGTGTAAGGCTTATGTTCATTACACTGGTTCACTTTCTGATGGCACAGTTTTCGACAAAACTAATGATGAACCATTTCAGTTCACAATAGGAAAAG ATATGACTATAAAAGGTTTTGACTTGGCTGTGTCTTCAATGACTTGTGATGAAAGATCAAAATTTCATTGCCATCCAGATTATGGTTATGGGATAGATGGTTTTGAACAAATCATCCCCCCTAACACGTGGCTTACGTTTGAAATACACTTACTCAAATGGACATGGGAAGATATCAGTCGCCGGAAAGATAAAAGTATTACAAGACAAATATTAGAATATGGAGTGGACCATGCTACACCTAGTAGTGTTTCGTTAGTTAATATCCatttagaaaaagaaaaagatggTAGTGTTATTGAAGAAAGAGATATAGAGTTTAGATTAGGAGAAGGCAAAGACTTTGATGTTTGCCCTGGTATAGAGATAGCATTAACTAAATTTAAGACAAAAGAGAAATCAAGATTGTTTATTCAtggaaaacatacatttttggaGTATGGAGAAGATGATTTCAATGAAGTGTATGTCATCaaacttaacttttttgaaaag TTTGAAGAAAGTTGGTCATTGACAACAGAAGATCGTATAAAACAagcaatatttttcaaacaaaaaggAACAGATtactttaaaatgaataattataaactagCACTTAAATTCTATAAGAAAGTGGTGGACTATTTGAAAGTGGATGTctcaa gcAATGAAAGTCAAATGAAAGAAATCAAATTTCTTTCAGTTACATCTTATTTGAATTCtgctttatgtaatttaaaatcacaTAGACATACTCAAGCAAAAAATGATTGTGAAAATGCATTAAACCTTGAACCAACAAATGTCAAAGCAATGTTTAGAAAAGGAGAGGtatgtgttaattttttagacgtttttatttaa
- the LOC100167896 gene encoding myotubularin-related protein 4: MELSDSSGSSSTVTQSMCHVRASELYPKRDLETDESPPTLEPPLVPFVPLAGEFVEYLGRGANNTVLALSNYRFYLKVSDEGSKRRKGFQDSNIPLGLIEMIEIKDLFYMIISCKDSRTCRCTFTTNDLCLEWYKRLTRVIVSPKNVQDVFAFAFHAWAIEDQCNEDISSNLGHDGDDDYFMKEIERLNISVLSDNSKWRISKVNWDYKLCASYPNRLLVPSCITDQTLEVAAKFRSSKRVPVIVWRHKGNGAILARCSQPEVGWLGWRSSEDEDLLKAIAESCQNKSKKSKKLVVIDARSYPSAVANRARGGGCECPEYYPGCEIRFMNLANIHAVRKSYHLLRQLCASPPDLPNWYSLLENTRWLHNISGLLHAANTVAATIEFEMQPVLVHCSDGWDRTPQIVSLAELMLDSYYRTIDGFRVLCQREWLDFGHKFADRGQGEDPNERCPVFIQWLDCVHNVMSQYPCAFEFSKTYLVKLAQHTYSNLFGTFLCNSGAERKRTGIGTATFSVWKYLAASAECKNHLYSSQQDNVLWISCNVRDMNLWRDLYVGPFTDGPQLTKTTEICNSLLGIEGEGMIDPLIRIDQPIVINSEGPCIEFSKHEDAISLDERDDKSSDTNSSSLSSIITEENGIGKQLKERNSSSTNCILNTVDGLLPLVDDVQNRLRQLNLEHKTREAALQNELHVTRLVLLRQASHRCIEATTTPDVNGLSLAEKIDDDVSVCSSTGGETTLSWEPVESFDAQPTLWVPDHAVTQCMSCDNKFWLGRRKHHCRSCGKIFCADCSRNLVPLPAEQLYEPVRVCEPCFSIGALRSTSTSTTTCKQAVADDQKNVNITLQPAPSN; the protein is encoded by the exons atGGAGTTATCTGATTCATCCGGTAGTTCATCAACTGTGACTCAGTCTATGTGTCATGTACGAGCCTCTGAGTTGTATCCAAAAAGAGATTTGGAGACCGATGAGAGTCCTCCAACTTTAGAACCACCATTGGTGCCTTTTGTTCCTTTAGCTGGTGAATTTGTTGAATACTTAGGTCGCGGTGCCAATAATACCGTGTTAGCCCTATCCAATTATCGTTTTTATCTAAAAGTATCTGATGAAGGGTCAAAACGAAGAAAAGGCTTTCAAGACAGCAACATACCATTGGGCCTAATTGAAATGATTGAAATAAAAGATCTATTTTACATGATAATTAGTTGCAAAGATTCTCGGACGTGCAG GTGTACTTTTACTACAAATGATTTATGTTTGGAATGGTATAAGCGATTAACCAGAGTAATAGTATCACCAAAAAACGTTCAAGATGTTTTTGCGTTTGCATTTCATGCTTGGGCCATTGAGGATCAATGCAATGAAGACATTTCTTCAAACTTAGGGCATGATGGTGATGATGATTATTTTATGAAagag ATTGAAAGACTAAATATAAGTGTTCTAAGTGATAACTCTAAATGGCGTATTTCAAAAGTAAATTGGGACTATAAATTATGTGCCTCTTATCCAAATCGATTATTGGTTCCTTCTTGTATTACTGATCAAACTTTGGAAGTTGCAGCCAAATTTCGTAGTTCCAAACGAGTTCCAGTAATTGTATggag acataagGGTAATGGAGCTATTTTAGCAAGATGTTCACAACCTGAAGTGGGTTGGTTGGGATGGAGATCGTCAGAGGATGAAGACTTACTGAAAGCAATTGCTGAATCTTgccaaaataaatctaaaaaatctaaa aaattagtTGTAATTGATGCACGATCATATCCATCAGCTGTTGCTAATCGAGCTCGAGGTGGAGGATGTGAATGTCCTGAATATTATCCTGGATGTGAAATTCGGTTCATGAATTTGGCAAATATTCATGCGGTCAGAAAAAGTTATCACTTACTTCGTCAACTGTGTGCTTCGCCTCCTGATCTTCCAAA ctgGTACAGTTTACTGGAAAACACACGatggttacataatataagtggACTTCTTCATGCTGCGAACACAGTTGCAGCAACTATTGAATTTGAAATGCAACCAGTCCTTGTGCACTGTTCAGATGGATGGGATCGTACTCCTCAAATTGTTTCTTTGGCTGAACTAATGTTGGATTCATATTATCGAACAATTGATGGTTTTCGAGTTTTATGCCAAAGAGAATGGTTAGATTTTGGACATAAATTCGCTGATCGTGGTCAAGGTGAAGATCCGAATGAACGATGTCCAGTATTTATTCAATGGTTGGACTGTGTGCATAATGTGATGTCACAGTATCCTTGTGCTTTTGAATTTTCCAAAACGTACTTAGTCAAATTAGCACAACACACATACTCAAATCTTTTCGgtacatttttgtgcaatagTGGTGCTGAAAGAAAACGCACAGGGATAGGTACTGCTACATTTTCTGTTTGGAAATATTTGGCTGCATCTGCTGAGtgtaaaaatcatttatattcaTCTCAACAagacaat gtTTTATGGATTAGTTGTAATGTAAGAGATATGAATCTTTGGAGGGATTTATATGTTGGACCATTTACTGATGGACCTCAATTAACCAAAACTACAGAAATATGTAATTCTCT attGGGAATAGAAGGCGAAGGCATGATTGATCCATTAATAAGAATTGATCAGCCTATTGTGATAAATAGTGAAGGTCCATGCATAGAGTTTTCAAAACATGAAGATGCTATATCTTTAGATGAAAGAGATGATAAATCTTCAGACACAAATTCTAGTTCATTGTCAAGTATTATTACTGAGGAAAATGGTATAGGTAAACAATTAAAAG AACGAAATTCAAGTTCAACTAATTGTATCCTAAACACTGTTGATGGACTGTTACCACTTGTAGATGACGTACAAAATAGACTTCGACAGTTGAATTTAGAACATAag ACGAGAGAAGCAGCACTTCAAAATGAATTACATGTCACTCGGCTAGTACTGTTGCGGCAAGCAAGCCATCGTTGTATTGAAGCAACAACTACGCCTGATGTGAATGGTCTATCACTAGCAGAGAAAATTGACGATGAT GTATCCGTGTGTAGCAGCACAGGAGGAGAGACGACATTGTCGTGGGAACCTGTGGAGTCGTTCGATGCTCAGCCAACTCTGTGGGTACCGGATCACGCAGTTACCCAGTGTATGTCGTGCGACAACAAGTTCTGGCTGGGAAGACGGAAGCATCACTGTAG aagttGCGGCAAAATATTCTGCGCAGACTGTTCACGAAATCTGGTTCCTCTGCCAGCTGAACAACTCTATGAACCTGTAAGAGTGTGCGAGCCATGTTTTTCTATTGGAGCTTTAAGAAGCACTAGCACTTCGACTACTACATGTAAGCAAGCTGTTGCAGAtgatcaaaaaaatgttaacataacTTTACAACCGGCAccgtcaaattaa